The Prunus persica cultivar Lovell chromosome G8, Prunus_persica_NCBIv2, whole genome shotgun sequence genome includes a region encoding these proteins:
- the LOC109950660 gene encoding glycine-rich RNA-binding protein-like isoform X1 produces MASAEIEFRCFVGGLAWATDNDALERAFSPFGEIIESKIINDRETGRSRGFGFVTFSNEKAMRDAIEGMNGQNLDGRNITVNEAQSRGSGGGGGGNGGGYSRGGGGGGYGGGYGGGGRREGGGGGYSRGGGGGGYGSGGGGYGGGGRREGGYGGGEGGGARYSRGSGGSEGGSWRS; encoded by the exons ATGGCCTCTGCCGAGATCGAGTTCCGTTGCTTCGTCGGAGGGCTCGCCTGGGCCACCGACAATGATGCGCTGGAGAGGGCCTTTTCTCCGTTCGGTGAGATCATCGAATCGAAG aTCATCAACGACCGTGAGACCGGGAGGTCCAGGGGCTTTGGCTTCGTCACCTTCAGCAATGAGAAGGCCATGAGGGACGCGATCGAAGGCATGAACGGCCAGAACCTCGACGGCCGCAACATCACCGTTAACGAGGCTCAGTCTCGTGGAAGcggcggtggtggtggcggtaaCGGAGGAGGTTACAGCCGCGGAGGTGGCGGCGGGGGATATGGCGGTGGCTACGGAGGTGGCGGCCGACGTGAAGGTGGCGGTGGTGGCTACAGCCGTGGAGGCGGCGGTGGTGGATATGGCAGTGGAGGTGGTGGATATGGCGGTGGTGGCCGTCGTGAAGGTGGGTATGGAGGTGGTGAGGGCGGCGGCGCTCGCTATTCCAGGGGCAGCGGTGGCTCTGAAGGCGGCAGCTGGAGGAGTTAA
- the LOC109950660 gene encoding glycine-rich RNA-binding protein 7-like isoform X2, whose protein sequence is MILCYYMILIITHSQNRIINDRETGRSRGFGFVTFSNEKAMRDAIEGMNGQNLDGRNITVNEAQSRGSGGGGGGNGGGYSRGGGGGGYGGGYGGGGRREGGGGGYSRGGGGGGYGSGGGGYGGGGRREGGYGGGEGGGARYSRGSGGSEGGSWRS, encoded by the exons ATGATTCTCTGTTACTATATGATTCTTATTATTACTCACTCCCAAAATCGG aTCATCAACGACCGTGAGACCGGGAGGTCCAGGGGCTTTGGCTTCGTCACCTTCAGCAATGAGAAGGCCATGAGGGACGCGATCGAAGGCATGAACGGCCAGAACCTCGACGGCCGCAACATCACCGTTAACGAGGCTCAGTCTCGTGGAAGcggcggtggtggtggcggtaaCGGAGGAGGTTACAGCCGCGGAGGTGGCGGCGGGGGATATGGCGGTGGCTACGGAGGTGGCGGCCGACGTGAAGGTGGCGGTGGTGGCTACAGCCGTGGAGGCGGCGGTGGTGGATATGGCAGTGGAGGTGGTGGATATGGCGGTGGTGGCCGTCGTGAAGGTGGGTATGGAGGTGGTGAGGGCGGCGGCGCTCGCTATTCCAGGGGCAGCGGTGGCTCTGAAGGCGGCAGCTGGAGGAGTTAA